One segment of Primulina tabacum isolate GXHZ01 chromosome 6, ASM2559414v2, whole genome shotgun sequence DNA contains the following:
- the LOC142548453 gene encoding zinc finger CCCH domain-containing protein 16 isoform X2, which translates to MPPRRELCRNFQRGSCQYGDSCKFLHATPQQSKTNPFGFGVQQQTSNPFSFSVQSNSHTGGRNDFGSKPNQFKPFENKWIRDSSGNASGATASRQSNGQPQAANHKCDNPESCKQMMMEDFENEMPQWKLTCYGHRRNGPCDIVGDISYEELRGLAYDDAKRGMSFHSIIDREKSLVNSKLVEFQNLVHKPYMVSSDATPSAQRTFAGTGSNALNDNMCVSRSVSSFSQLKASLNTRSAGAPNYAFGQVSPPRNTSQPFSMFQASNMPLDSSGTFVNQFPRQAVQSSFSFGSAPASNSVMNANWNPFSTSSKSSQMGNVADSNMKYVSGQSSISVHDNLLKENTDVDHSIWNKTDWKWNAGEIPEDEPPSSCIY; encoded by the exons ATGCCTCCGAGACGAGAACTGTGTAGGAATTTTCAGCGTGGAAG TTGTCAATATGGAGACAGCTGTAAGTTTCTTCATGCTACCCCACAGCAATCAAAGACCAACCCTTTTGGATTTGGAGTTCAACAGCAGACGTCAAATCCTTTTAGTTTCAGTGTTCAGAGCAATAGTCATACTGGAGGGAGAAATGATTTTGGATCCAAACCAAATCAATTCAAG CCTTTTGAAAATAAGTGGATCCGAGACTCCTCTGGAAACGCAAGTGGTGCCACTGCGTCACGGCAATCCAACGGTCAGCCTCAGGCAGCAAACCATAA GTGCGACAATCCTGAATCTTGCAAACAGATGATGATGGAAGATTTTGAAAATGAGATGCCACAATGGAAGCTTACTTGTTATGGTCACAGAAGAAA TGGACCTTGTGACATTGTGGGTGACATCAGCTACGAAGAGTTGCGTGGATTAGCATATGATGATGCTAAGCGAGGAATGAGCTTTCACTCTATT ATTGACAGAGAGAAGAGTTTAGTGAACTCCAAGTTAGTTGAATTTCAAAACCTAGTACATAAACCTTACATGGTATCGTCTGATGCTACACCAAGCGCGCAAAGAACTTTTGCTGGAACTGGTTCAAATGCTCTTAATGACAACATGTGTGTTTCTCGTTCGGTATCAAGTTTTAGTCAATTGAAGGCATCGCTGAATACACG GTCTGCTGGTGCGCCTAATTATGCCTTTGGCCAAGTAAGTCCCCCGCGGAACACCAGTCAGCCATTTAGCATGTTTCAGGCTAGCAACATGCCTTTGGACAGTTCAG GAACCTTTGTCAACCAATTTCCTCGTCAAGCTGTGCAAAGTTCCTTCTCCTTCGGTTCGGCTCCCGCCAGCAACAGTGTAATGAATGCTAACTGGAATCCATTTTCaacttcatcaaaatcatcacaGATGGGAAATGTGGCTGATAGCAATATGAAATATGTCTCCGGACAGTCCAGCATAAGCGTCCA TGATAACCTTCTCAAGGAAAATACTGATGTTGATCATAGCATATGGAATAAGACCGACTGGAAATGGAATGCTGGAGAG ATTCCAGAAGACGAGCCTCCTAGCAGTTGTATCTACTAG
- the LOC142548336 gene encoding glucan endo-1,3-beta-glucosidase 8-like produces the protein MWVDMIVLAEGGGIGINWGRVSYQKMMPSMVVDLLLQNEIKEVRIFNSGGNVLEAFTGTRGQLAVSVSIPNEHFYKVNTTENALQYVIVGTDPFSISFVNKTRENNVGTLKMVQNAVNARGYGMEIKYVQENNLDINFAFMDKNSSYIVRDNNGLVYDNAFEFLYDSFLWAMKKSGFDDMKLVVTQIGWPTDALQVGTVTNAERFYGSFLPYISSNRGTPLKPGLNIDVFLRSLSDENKVTLDWGPFQRHWGIYQFNGEPKFRIDFTGKGREIWPSIARGFTYLPTRWCVFNGDMRDNKTVSGEVDKCCNLADCSSLEEGGSCSHLDYKQKVSYAFNRYFQTTVTNQTDICYMKGFGEIIYKDPSDGRCSFPIEIIAAERKQRLDEFLGVRSTSDDPEEYYPAAASVPRGNMILQFTILIFLPLLIIYWQPILSLN, from the exons ATGTGGGTTGACATGATAGTATTGGCAGAGGGAGGTGGAATAGGGATAAATTGGGGCAGGGTAAGTTACCAGAAAATGATGCCATCCATGGTGGTGGATTTGTTGTTGCAGAATGAGATCAAAGAAGTCAGGATTTTCAATTCCGGCGGAAACGTGCTCGAAGCCTTCACGGGTACCCGCGGTCAGCTCGCTGTCTCCGTCTCAATCCCCAATGAGCATTTCTATAAAGTTAATACCACCGAGAATGCGTTGCA GTATGTGATTGTGGGTACCGACCCCTTTTCGATCTCTTTCGTAAACAAAACACGTGAAAATAATGTGGGGACACTGAAGATGGTGCAAAACGCAGTCAACGCAAGAGGCTATGGAATGGAAATCAAG TACGTCCAAGAAAACAATTTGGACATCAACTTTGCATTCATGGACAAAAATTCAAGCTACATTGTTAGGGATAATAATGGTCTGGTCTATGACAATGCGTTCGAATTCTTGTATGATTCGTTCCTGTGGGCAATGAAGAAATCTGGGTTTGACGACATGAAACTCGTTGTGACCCAGATAGGTTGGCCAACAGACGCGCTCCAGGTGGGTACGGTAACCAACGCTGAACGTTTCTACGGATCCTTCTTGCCTTATATATCCAGCAACAGAGGGACGCCGTTAAAGCCCGGACTGAACATCGATGTGTTTTTACGTAGTCTATCCGATGAGAACAAGGTGACCCTCGACTGGGGACCCTTCCAGCGGCACTGGGGGATCTACCAGTTTAACGGGGAGCCCAAATTCAGGATTGATTTTACAGGAAAGGGCCGCGAAATATGGCCCAGCATCGCTAGGGGATTCACGTACTTGCCTACAAGATGGTGCGTTTTCAACGGGGACATGAGGGACAACAAGACGGTGAGTGGTGAGGTAGACAAGTGCTGCAACTTGGCTGACTGTTCTAGCTTGGAAGAAGGAGGTTCTTGCAGCCACCTTGATTACAAACAAAAGGTCTCGTATGCGTTCAACAGGTATTTTCAGACAACGGTGACGAATCAAACCGATATCTGCTACATGAAAGGATTTGGCGAGATAATTTACAAAGATCCTTCGGATGGTCGCTGCAGTTTTCCGATCGAGATCATTGCCGCGGAGAGAAAACAAAGGCTGGATGAGTTTTTAGGAGTAAGGTCCACTTCAGATGATCCGGAAGAGTATTATCCAGCAGCAGCGTCTGTCCCACGAGGGAATATGATTTTGCAATTCACCATTCTTATCTTCTTGCCATTATTGATCATATATTGGCAACCTATCTTGTCCCTAAACTAA
- the LOC142548453 gene encoding zinc finger CCCH domain-containing protein 16 isoform X1, whose translation MPPRRELCRNFQRGSCQYGDSCKFLHATPQQSKTNPFGFGVQQQTSNPFSFSVQSNSHTGGRNDFGSKPNQFKPFENKWIRDSSGNASGATASRQSNGQPQAANHKCDNPESCKQMMMEDFENEMPQWKLTCYGHRRNGPCDIVGDISYEELRGLAYDDAKRGMSFHSIIDREKSLVNSKLVEFQNLVHKPYMVSSDATPSAQRTFAGTGSNALNDNMCVSRSVSSFSQLKASLNTRSAGAPNYAFGQVSPPRNTSQPFSMFQASNMPLDSSGTFVNQFPRQAVQSSFSFGSAPASNSVMNANWNPFSTSSKSSQMGNVADSNMKYVSGQSSISVHDNLLKENTDVDHSIWNKTDWKWNAGEGTHFGAQGNITCMERERG comes from the exons ATGCCTCCGAGACGAGAACTGTGTAGGAATTTTCAGCGTGGAAG TTGTCAATATGGAGACAGCTGTAAGTTTCTTCATGCTACCCCACAGCAATCAAAGACCAACCCTTTTGGATTTGGAGTTCAACAGCAGACGTCAAATCCTTTTAGTTTCAGTGTTCAGAGCAATAGTCATACTGGAGGGAGAAATGATTTTGGATCCAAACCAAATCAATTCAAG CCTTTTGAAAATAAGTGGATCCGAGACTCCTCTGGAAACGCAAGTGGTGCCACTGCGTCACGGCAATCCAACGGTCAGCCTCAGGCAGCAAACCATAA GTGCGACAATCCTGAATCTTGCAAACAGATGATGATGGAAGATTTTGAAAATGAGATGCCACAATGGAAGCTTACTTGTTATGGTCACAGAAGAAA TGGACCTTGTGACATTGTGGGTGACATCAGCTACGAAGAGTTGCGTGGATTAGCATATGATGATGCTAAGCGAGGAATGAGCTTTCACTCTATT ATTGACAGAGAGAAGAGTTTAGTGAACTCCAAGTTAGTTGAATTTCAAAACCTAGTACATAAACCTTACATGGTATCGTCTGATGCTACACCAAGCGCGCAAAGAACTTTTGCTGGAACTGGTTCAAATGCTCTTAATGACAACATGTGTGTTTCTCGTTCGGTATCAAGTTTTAGTCAATTGAAGGCATCGCTGAATACACG GTCTGCTGGTGCGCCTAATTATGCCTTTGGCCAAGTAAGTCCCCCGCGGAACACCAGTCAGCCATTTAGCATGTTTCAGGCTAGCAACATGCCTTTGGACAGTTCAG GAACCTTTGTCAACCAATTTCCTCGTCAAGCTGTGCAAAGTTCCTTCTCCTTCGGTTCGGCTCCCGCCAGCAACAGTGTAATGAATGCTAACTGGAATCCATTTTCaacttcatcaaaatcatcacaGATGGGAAATGTGGCTGATAGCAATATGAAATATGTCTCCGGACAGTCCAGCATAAGCGTCCA TGATAACCTTCTCAAGGAAAATACTGATGTTGATCATAGCATATGGAATAAGACCGACTGGAAATGGAATGCTGGAGAG GGCACACATTTTGGTGCACAAGGCAACATCACATGCATGGAGAGAGAGAGGGGATGA
- the LOC142548452 gene encoding uncharacterized protein LOC142548452 → MEPPPFQEVSRCDVCKCSFTAFRRRHHCRCCGRTLCAEHSSDQMALPQFGIHSSVRVCAVCYNDHSRLKKDDAPASPSAVNVITDSVSRLDIGAIADAKPEVNTEKLPTPDILDCKCGMPLCICEAPAPPTDHVTIKPLKNTSIPPVQSNQKVKKAESTPKSKGSTSNSKHSTFFNPGQVVNSRTDLSTVDYEVTGEGLREAIKNGDTAAAKDLLRQGVDANYTDKQGSSLLHLAAVFNQTEIAFTLMDHGASLDCKNSQGETPLDCAPATLQYKMKNKMEENIPSGP, encoded by the exons ATGGAGCCCCCGCCGTTCCAGGAAGTCTCTCGTTGTGACGTCTGCAAATGCAGTTTCACGGCCTTCCGCCGTCGG CATCACTGCCGATGTTGTGGCCGAACTTTATGTGCTGAACATTCATCAGATCAAATG GCCTTGCCACAATTTGGTATTCACTCAAGTGTCCGTGTATGCGCGGTTTGTTACAATGATCACTCTAG ATTGAAGAAAGATGATGCACCAGCTTCTCCAAGTGCGGTTAATGTTATAACTGATTCTGTTTCAAGATTAGACATCGGTGCAATTGCAGATGCCAAACCTGAAGTAAATACTGAAAAACTTCCTACTCCTGACATTTTAGATTGCAAGTGTGGAATGCCTTTATGCATTTGTGAAGCTCCAGCTCCTCCTACAGATCATGTGACAATAAAG CCATTAAAAAATACCTCCATTCCGCCAGTCCAGTCAAACCAAAAGGTGAAAAAAGCAGAGTCAACACCTAAGAGTAAAGGTTCAACATCGAACAGTAAGCATAG TACATTTTTCAATCCTGGTCAAGTTGTCAACAGCCGAACAGATCTATCAACAGTTGATTATGAAGTTACAGGAGAG GGTTTACGTGAAGCAATTAAAAACGGCGACACGGCCGCTGCTAAAGACCTTTTGAGACAG GGGGTGGATGCAAATTATACTGACAAGCAAGGCTCGTCTTTATTACATCTG GCGGCAGTTTTCAATCAAACTGAGATAGCTTTTACTCTTATGGACCATGGTGCAAGTTTGGATTGCAAAAATTCACAAG GCGAAACACCACTAGATTGTGCTCCTGCAACGTTACAGTACAAGATGAAAAATAAGATGGAAGAGAACATCCCATCTGGCCCATAA